One region of Halohasta litchfieldiae genomic DNA includes:
- a CDS encoding 30S ribosomal protein S24e, translating to MDVTIISEEENPMLHRTDIRFETVHNETTPSRLSVRDSLAAKLDKGSDEVVVHELDTAFGMRKTVGYAKVYDSAEFARDVEQDHMLDRNKIDETEAEAEEA from the coding sequence ATGGACGTCACTATCATCTCCGAGGAGGAGAACCCGATGCTGCACCGCACCGACATCCGATTCGAAACGGTCCACAACGAGACCACACCGTCACGCCTGTCGGTCCGCGACAGCCTCGCGGCCAAACTCGACAAGGGCTCCGACGAGGTCGTCGTCCACGAACTCGACACCGCCTTCGGCATGCGGAAAACCGTCGGCTACGCCAAGGTCTACGATTCGGCCGAGTTCGCCCGTGACGTCGAGCAGGACCACATGCTCGACCGCAACAAGATCGACGAGACCGAAGCCGAAGCAGAGGAAGCCTAA
- a CDS encoding GTP-dependent dephospho-CoA kinase family protein — protein MITLPDSLRSAFKEPFGPVYTDTEQLLAAVREAGVEADTTDDSAAPLIAVGDVVTYHLLEAGRQPDVAVIDGKTEREAVDAEIEAALADPDTETCRVTNPPAELSKAMLLALREAIRNPEPVTIIVDGEEDLATLPAIVLAPVGASVIYGQPGTGMVHVTVTESEIDNARRLLEQFDGDTDGAMELLIT, from the coding sequence GTGATTACCCTCCCCGACTCGCTCCGCAGTGCGTTCAAAGAGCCGTTCGGTCCCGTCTACACGGACACCGAGCAGCTACTGGCGGCAGTTCGGGAGGCCGGTGTTGAGGCTGATACGACAGACGATTCTGCGGCCCCACTCATTGCTGTCGGCGATGTCGTTACCTACCACCTACTGGAGGCTGGTCGACAGCCCGACGTGGCGGTGATCGACGGGAAAACCGAACGCGAGGCAGTCGACGCGGAGATCGAAGCCGCCCTTGCCGATCCCGACACCGAGACGTGCCGGGTGACAAACCCACCGGCCGAACTCTCCAAAGCGATGCTACTCGCGCTCCGGGAGGCGATCAGGAATCCCGAGCCGGTGACAATTATCGTCGACGGCGAGGAGGATCTGGCGACGCTCCCGGCGATTGTGCTCGCTCCGGTGGGCGCAAGCGTGATCTACGGCCAACCCGGTACAGGGATGGTCCACGTTACGGTCACCGAGTCCGAGATCGACAACGCGCGTCGACTGCTCGAACAGTTCGATGGCGACACCGACGGCGCGATGGAGTTACTGATCACGTGA